In Triticum urartu cultivar G1812 unplaced genomic scaffold, Tu2.1 TuUngrouped_contig_4347, whole genome shotgun sequence, one genomic interval encodes:
- the LOC125527689 gene encoding uncharacterized protein LOC125527689, giving the protein MSTSDSGAAAITTAPSSTCSSNPSTPPLHPPRRHKNIVSMAATSREAEAEAQDVWFGHGAQWEAAWPRRPKPVVVAAEETGSTGAASSPCGGDGVCRARSLTDEDLEELKGCADLGFGFSYDEIPELRGTLPALELCYSMRQRFLDQPQAPQEQATAATPTSSPPIANWKISSPGDSTEEVKTRLKYWARAVACTVRLCS; this is encoded by the exons ATGTCGACCTCCGACTCCGGCGCCGCCGCGATAACCACCGCACCGTCCTCCACCTGCTCATCCAACCCGTCGACACCACCGCTTCATCCGCCACGCCGCCACAAGAACATTGTGAGTATGGCCGCGACCAGCAGGGAGGCGGAGGCTGAGGCTCAGGACGTCTGGTTCGGGCACGGAGCTCAGTGGGAGGCTGCGTGGCCACGGCGCCCGAAGCCCGTGGTCGTCGCCGCCGAGGAGACGGGCAGCACCGGCGCCGCGTCGTCACCTTGTGGCGGCGACGGCGTGTGCCGCGCGAGGAGCCTCACCGACGAGGACCTGGAGGAGCTCAAGGGGTGCGCGGACCTGGGCTTCGGCTTCAGCTACGACGAGATCCCGGAGCTGCGCGGGACCCTCCCCGCCCTCGAGCTCTGCTACTCCATGAGGCAGCGGTTCCTCGACCAGCCCCAGGCACCGCAGGAGCAGGCGACGGCCGCCACGCCGACCTCCTCGCCGCCCATTGCCAACTGGAAGATCTCCAGCCCAG GGGATAGCACGGAGGAGGTGAAGACGCGGCTCAAGTACTGGGCGCGGGCGGTGGCGTGCACCGTCAGGCTCTGCAGCTGA